A genome region from Mycolicibacterium litorale includes the following:
- the tsaE gene encoding tRNA (adenosine(37)-N6)-threonylcarbamoyltransferase complex ATPase subunit type 1 TsaE: MADRQSGTAELATAQDTMALGARLGAHLRAGDVVVLSGPLGAGKTVLAKGIAEAMDVEGPVTSPTFVLARVHRARQPGRPAMVHVDMYRLLDHAGTDLLAELDSLDLDTDLDDAVVVVEWGEGVAERLSDSHLDIRLERAVDTEARTAIWQWSRQ; the protein is encoded by the coding sequence GCGGTACGGCCGAACTGGCCACCGCACAGGACACCATGGCACTGGGCGCGCGGCTGGGCGCCCATCTGAGGGCGGGCGACGTCGTCGTGCTCTCCGGGCCGCTCGGTGCGGGGAAAACCGTGCTGGCCAAGGGAATCGCCGAGGCGATGGACGTCGAGGGCCCCGTCACCTCGCCGACCTTCGTGCTGGCGCGGGTGCATCGCGCGCGTCAGCCCGGCCGGCCGGCGATGGTGCACGTCGACATGTACCGGCTGCTCGACCACGCCGGTACCGATCTGCTCGCCGAACTCGATTCCCTCGACCTCGACACCGATCTCGACGATGCGGTCGTCGTCGTCGAATGGGGTGAGGGGGTCGCCGAGCGGCTGTCCGACAGCCACCTCGACATCCGGCTGGAACGCGCGGTCGACACCGAGGCGCGCACCGCCATCTGGCAATGGAGTCGACAGTGA
- the tsaB gene encoding tRNA (adenosine(37)-N6)-threonylcarbamoyltransferase complex dimerization subunit type 1 TsaB has product MSDLVLAIDTATPAVTAGVVRRGDDVTVLAERVTVDPRAHAERLTPNVLAAVDDAGISVDDFAAVVVGCGPGPFTGLRVGMATAAAYGHALGIPVYGVCSLDGIGIETSGEALVVTDARRREVYWARYRDGVRVDGPAVNAPADVPSGAVVAAGSPEHAALFGIDVTGPRYPTVAGLVRAVGDWTAEPDALVPLYLRRPDATPRAEQKR; this is encoded by the coding sequence GTGAGCGATCTCGTGCTGGCCATCGACACCGCCACCCCGGCCGTCACCGCCGGGGTGGTGCGGCGCGGTGACGACGTGACGGTCCTCGCCGAGCGAGTGACGGTGGATCCACGGGCTCATGCCGAACGCCTGACACCCAACGTGCTTGCCGCGGTGGACGATGCCGGGATCTCCGTCGACGACTTCGCCGCGGTGGTCGTCGGATGCGGGCCCGGGCCGTTCACGGGTCTGCGCGTCGGGATGGCGACCGCCGCCGCGTACGGACACGCACTCGGCATCCCGGTGTACGGCGTGTGCAGCCTCGACGGCATCGGGATCGAGACGTCCGGTGAGGCGCTCGTCGTGACCGACGCCCGTCGCCGCGAGGTGTACTGGGCGCGCTACCGCGACGGTGTCCGCGTGGACGGCCCCGCGGTCAACGCGCCCGCCGACGTTCCCTCCGGCGCGGTCGTGGCGGCCGGAAGTCCCGAGCACGCAGCGCTTTTCGGTATCGACGTCACCGGCCCGCGGTACCCGACCGTCGCGGGCCTGGTGCGCGCGGTCGGCGACTGGACCGCGGAGCCTGATGCGTTGGTGCCGCTCTACCTGCGCCGCCCGGACGCGACCCCGCGTGCCGAGCAGAAGCGATGA
- the rimI gene encoding ribosomal protein S18-alanine N-acetyltransferase has protein sequence MSITYGPLTKADAVRCAELESLLFPGDDPWPERAFHAELAGGHTHYVAARADGTVVGYAGIAQLGRTPPYEYEIHTIGVDPEYQGRGIGRRMLEQLLEVADDGVIFLEVRTDNEPAIALYESVGFVRVGLRKRYYRVSGADAYTMRRDPPSVAKREAP, from the coding sequence ATGAGCATCACCTACGGTCCGTTGACGAAGGCCGACGCGGTCCGCTGCGCCGAACTCGAGTCGCTGCTGTTCCCCGGCGACGACCCGTGGCCGGAGCGCGCCTTCCACGCCGAACTCGCCGGCGGGCACACCCATTACGTCGCGGCCCGCGCCGACGGGACCGTCGTCGGCTACGCCGGCATCGCTCAACTGGGCCGAACCCCGCCCTACGAGTACGAGATCCACACCATCGGGGTGGACCCCGAGTACCAAGGCCGCGGGATCGGCCGCCGGATGCTCGAACAGTTGCTCGAGGTCGCCGACGACGGCGTGATCTTCCTCGAGGTGCGTACCGACAACGAACCGGCGATCGCGCTGTACGAGAGCGTCGGATTCGTCCGCGTCGGGTTGCGCAAGCGCTACTACCGGGTCAGCGGCGCCGACGCCTATACGATGAGGCGAGACCCACCGAGCGTTGCGAAGCGAGAAGCGCCGTGA